The Mus caroli chromosome 15, CAROLI_EIJ_v1.1, whole genome shotgun sequence DNA segment aagaggagaggagatcACCAGCAAGTGGCAGGTTCAGGCTGTCAAGGAGTGGCATTCCCACCCAGCTGGAGCAGAAGCCCAGTCTAGGCTTGCCAAGGgtttcctctgctctcttctgCCTTTACACTCAACATCACCTTCTAGAAAAGGCCATCAGTAATGAAAGGCTGGGCTGAACTGACTTTAAGtgtcgcgcacacacacacacacacacccctttatttctgccttctttAGGAAGTCCAAGGTCTGGAAGCCCAGATTGCCAGCTCTGGATTGACCGTGGAAGTGGATGCCCCCAAATCTCAGGACCTCAGCAAGATCATGGCGGATATCCGCGCCCAGTATGAAGCGCTGGCTCAGAAGAACCGCGAGGAACTGGACAAGTACTGGTCTCAGCAGGTACAAACTAGGAAAGGCTAGCTGCCCGCCCCCACTCCGCTTAAGATAAGATCTGTGTGAGGGGGAGGTGCCAAGGACAGCAGGTCATAACTGACCCTCCTCACCCTTCAGATTGAGGAGAGTACCACAGTTGTCACCACCAAGTCTGCCGAAATCAGGGACGCTGAGACCACACTCACGGAGCTGAGACGCACCCTCCAGACCTTGGAGATTGACTTGGACTCCATGAAAAACCAGGTGAGCATTCTCCAGTCACCTGCTGCCATTCTGCTAGGCCCAGACCTCAGACACTTAGCCCCCAGCCCCAACTGTCTCATCCCTAAGCCTCCTCCACACCCCAATTCCCAATCAAGAGATTCCCTAAGATGAATCacttctatttgatttttttccattgctCACACACCGTAGCCTAGCATTTGATAGACAAGAGGCATCAAGACCCTTTCGGAGAAAGAGGGGTTGAGCAGGCTAAGAGTAGAGACTCACTCTCCCATCTCTGTGTCCCGCAGAACATCAACTTGGAGAACAGCCTCGGGGACGTGGAGGCCCGATACAAGGCACAGATGGAGCAGCTTAATGGGGTCCTTCTGCATCTGGAGTCAGAGCTGGCACAAACTCGGGCAGAGGGCCAGCGCCAGGCCCAGGAATATGAAGCCCTGTTGAACATCAAGGTGAAGCTTGAGGCAGAGATTGCCACCTACCGCCGCTTGCTGGAGGATGGAGAAGATTTCAGGTGAGTGGTACCCTGCTAACCACACAAGTGAGGGGCTTTTCTCCACTCCCGGAGCTTTGGGAAGTCCCAAGGTCTGTTTGTTGGTAACCACTCACCAGTGGCAAGTGAGTGAGTTATGGGAATGATCACGTATTATCCCTGGCTGTCCATGGGATGGCACTGAGTGCCTCTTTTCTGGAAGAAATGGCTGAGGAGATTTTGGGGGTGGGTAAAGAAGTGCCTCAGGGAACCCTTCTCCCTcattctctgtctcccctctatTCTGGGCTGTTTATAACTAAGGCTTGGTCGTCTGTTACAGTCTCAACGATGCCCTGGACTCCAGCAACTCCATGCAAACTGTGCAGAAGACAACTACCCGTAAGATCGTGGATGGCAGAGTGGTGTCCGAGACTAATGACACCAGAGTGCTGAGGcactgaggcagagaaggaggggaCCCCTGGGGACTGAGGGACCAATAAAAGTTGAGAGCTCACTGGACATCACTTTGTGTCTTCCTTGGCAGTCTTCCTGCTTGCGCACACAAACATTAGGCAGGAGTCTCTTGACCCTAGGGTTTCACACGACTGGCCTGTGGGAGAGGGAAGGTCTGGGTTCTTGAAACATCTAAAAGAAGGCAAAGTAGGAGATATGACTGTCCTAGGTGGAGGTGAAAGTGTAAGAAAACTAGAGCCTCCCATTCAAGAGACCTGGTGAGGAAGCCGGTGGTGGTGATGTACACACATGGCTTAGGTTGAAGCAGAaggatcgtgagttcaaggctggtctgggctagatagcaagttccagggcagcctgcaTCACATGCCAATATCCTGCTAAAACAACAGCTGGGTATTGTTGTGTGCTTCTAAAGTCTCTGAGCTTGGTAGTGGCGAGAGGATCAAGAATTTGAGGTGATCATTTGCTACATAGCAAatctgaaaccagcctgggctagatgagaccttgtctcataagGGAGTCTAGGAAGGGACTTGGGGAAGCCAGGCATGTTGACagaggcctataatcccagcacctaggtaagaaacagaagcaggaacatcttgagttcaaagccagccagcctAAAGCAccctctctgaaaaaaaaaaaaaaagaaagaaagaaagaaagaaagaaagaaagaaagaaagaaagaaaaggaaaaaacgtGTAATTCTCCAGTAGAGTCCAGAGAAAATTCACCCCGTTCTACTACTTTTTCTTTGCCTAAATCCTAGAGTTTCCCACCCAAAGATTCCCAAACCCAATCACACACTCATTACCCAGAAACCTGTGCTCCTCTGGGCCCTGCTCTAGCACTCAGTGGAGACACACTCTTCGTAGAGCTGGAGATGTGGCCAGAAGTGAGGAAACATGATTCTAGAACATGAAGCAATGTACATGGTGGATCTCAGGTAGGCACCAGGGCGGGCACCATGCAGGTAAGAATAGGAGCCCCATGGCACCATTTTGGGCTTTGTTATTGGCGCTGTAGGACAAAGCAATGGAAACAACACATGTCGGAAATAACAACATGGTCAGGCACGGTGGTATACACCTgcaacaggaggcagaggcaggcggatctctgtgagtttgaaaccagcctggtctacatagccggTTCATGACAGTCAATGCTAcatggagagatcctgtctttactactactagtagtaaataatatgatttaaaataaaaataacaatctgTTTCGATTGGGAGGATAATGTATCTTTCTTAGTTTCAAGAATTATAGAAGTTAACATATT contains these protein-coding regions:
- the Krt18 gene encoding keratin, type I cytoskeletal 18, with product MSFTTRSTTFSTNYRSLGSVRTPSQRVRPASSAASVYAGAGGSGSRISVSRSVWGGSVGSAGLAGMGGIQTEKETMQDLNDRLASYLDKVKSLETENRRLESKIREHLEKKGPQGVRDWGHYFKIIEDLRAQIFANSVDNARIVLQIDNARLAADDFRVKYETELAMRQSVESDIHGLRKVVDDTNITRLQLETEIEALKEELLFMKKNHEEEVQGLEAQIASSGLTVEVDAPKSQDLSKIMADIRAQYEALAQKNREELDKYWSQQIEESTTVVTTKSAEIRDAETTLTELRRTLQTLEIDLDSMKNQNINLENSLGDVEARYKAQMEQLNGVLLHLESELAQTRAEGQRQAQEYEALLNIKVKLEAEIATYRRLLEDGEDFSLNDALDSSNSMQTVQKTTTRKIVDGRVVSETNDTRVLRH